In Lysobacter sp. FW306-1B-D06B, the sequence GAACCTTCTCTCGAAGCGGCCTTCGTCGAGTACGGCGCCGAGCGCCACGGTTTCCTGCCGCTGAAGGAAATCTCCCGCGATTACTTCCAGGCCGGCGTCGACCACAACAAGGCCGGCCTGCGTGAACTGCTGCGCGAAGGCCAGGAAATCGTTGTCCAGGTGGACAAGGAAGAACGCGGCAACAAGGGCGCGGCGCTGACGACGTTCATCTCGCTCGCCGGCCGCTACATGGTGCTGATGCCCAACTCGCCAACGGCCGGTGGCGTCTCGCGCCGCATCGAGGGCGAGGACCGCGCCGAGCTCAAGCGCGCCATGGACGCGCTGAACATCCCCGACGACATGGGCGTCATCATCCGCACGGCCGGCGTCGGCCGCGACGCGGAAGAGCTGCAGTGGGACCTGGATTACCTCCTGCAGGTCTGGAAGTCCGTTGCCGAGGCCGCGCTGGGCAAGCCGGGCACGTTCCTGATCTACCAGGAATCGCGCCTGATCATCCGCGCCCTGCGCGACTACATGCGTCCGGACATCGGCGAGATCCTCGTCGACACGCCCGAGATGTACGCCGAAGCGCGCGACTTCGTCGAGCAGGTGATGCCGCACAACCTGCGCAAGCTCAAGCACTACACCGACGACACGCCGCTGTTCAACCGCTTCCAGATCGAATCGCAGATCGAGAACGCCTACGAGCGTGAAGTCCGCCTGCCCTCCGGCGGCGCGCTGGTCATCGACCAGACCGAAGCGCTGACCGCGATCGACGTGAACTCCGCGCGCGCCACCAAGGGCGGCGACATCGAGGAAACGGCGTTCAACACCAACCTGGAAGCGGCCGACGAAGTCGCGCGCCAGATGCGCCTGCGCGACCTCGGCGGCCTGGTGGTGATCGACTTCATCGACATGTCGTCGAACAAGCACCAGCGCGAAGTCGAGAACCGCCTGGCGCACGCGCTCAAGCAGGACCGCGCCCGCGTCCAGATCGGCCGCATCTCGCGCTTTGGTCTGCTCGAACTGAGCCGCCAGCGCCTGCGTCCGAGCCTGGGCGAATCCAGCCAGCTGGTCTGCCCGCGTTGCGAAGGCCACGGCCGCATGCGCAGCGTCGAGTCGCTGTCACTGTCGATCCTGCGCCTGGCCGAAGAACACGCCATGAAGGAAAACACCGGCCAGGTGCTGGTGCAGGCGCCGACCGAGATCGCCAACTACCTTCTGAACGAGAAGCGCCGCGCGCTGAGCGAGATCGAGAAGCGCCACGACGCGCCCATCGTCATCGTCGCCGACGAGCAGCTGCACACCCCGCACTACGAGGTCACGCGCATCCGCGAGAACGAACTGGGCGAGGAAACGAGCAAGCCCAGCTACCACCGCGGCACTCCGCGCAAGCTGCCGACGCATTCGCTGACCAAGGCCCACCTGAACATCCCGGCCGCGCCGGCGGTGACCAACGTCAAGCCGGCCCAGCCGGCTCCGCTGCGCGAGCCGCGCGAGCAGCCCGCCGCGCCGGCGCCCGCGCCCGCTCCGGCTCCGGTGACCGCGCCGACGCATTCGATCGGCATGGTCGAACGCATCCTGCGCTTCTTCCGCGGCAGCGCACCGGCCGCGGCCGAACCCGCGCCGGCCTCGCGCCCGCAGGACAACCGCGGCGGTCGCAACGAGCGCAATGACCGCAACGCGCAGCGCCGCGAGGGTCGCAATGGCAAGCAGGGTCGCGACGGCCGTCGTGACGATCAGCAGCCGCGCCGCGACGAGCAGCGCCGCGAAAAGCAGCCGCAACAGGCCCAGCAGCAGAAGCAGCCGTCGCAGCAGCAGCAACCGCAGCAGAAGCAGCCCAAGCAGCAACCGCAACAGCAGCAGCCCAAGCAGCCCAAGCCGCAGCAACAGGCCGAAGAGCGTGCACAGGCCCAGGCGGCCGAGCCGCGCCCGCCGCGCAACGAGCCCAAGCCCGCACCGGCGCGTGAGGCGAAGCCCGAAGTGGTGAAGCCGGAAACGCCGGCCGCCGCCACGGCCGATGCCGCACTGGTCGCACCGGCGGTCGCCGCTGCCGTGGTCGTGACCGACGCGGTCGAAACGACGCAGGCCGTCGCGCAGATCGGCGAATCCGTCGTCACCACCGAAGGCCAGGCCGCACAGGGCGAAGGCACGGGCGAAGGCGGCAGCCGCCGCCGTCGCGGCCGTCGTGGTGGCCGCCGTCGCCGCCGTGGCGGTGCTGGCGAAGCCGCCGCCGCGGGCGACGAGTCGCAGCTGCATGACGATCACGAGGACGGTTTCGACGACGAGGACGAGGCGCACGAGGCGTCGGCCGCCGCGACCGCTCCGGCCGCGTCGCGTTCGCAGCCCGAGTTCGAGTTCGACGACGAGCCGTCCGCTCCGGCGACGGTGAGCCGCCAGACGCCGGCTCCTGCCGCCCCGGTCGCCGCGACTCCGGCACATGCCGCCGTCGCGACCGTGGCCGCCGCTGGGTCGATCGTGGCTCCGACGCCGGATGCCGAACCGAAGCGCGAGGACATCGCGCCCGTCGCCGCCAGCCCGGCGCCCGAAGCTCCGATGGACGCGCCGGCCGCTCCGGCGGTGGTCGTCGAGCCGCCGGTCGTCGTGGCGGAACCCGTGCCGGCGCCGGAAGTGGTCGAGACGCCGGAGGTAATCGACCCGACGCCCGTCGCCACGTCGGCCGAAGAGCCGCGCGCCGTGACGAAGGATGAGGTCGCGGTGACCGATTCGCGCCCGTCGGCCGTGACGCCCGCTGCATCGAACGGCGACTTCCCGCGCACCGCGGGCCTGTTCGATTCGCTGCCGCACGAAGACCGCACGCCGGCGACCGAACCTGCTCCGTTGTCCGCACCGGCCGAAGCTTCGGTCAGCGGCGAAGCACTGGCCGACGAAGCCACGGCCGCAGAGACGGAAGTCAACGCCGAATCGCCCGCCGAAGCCGCTGCCGAGCATGTGCATGCCTCCACGCAGGGCGAAGGCGAGCGCAAGCAGGAATCCGGTCACGCCTGATCGCGTGTTTCGCTCGTAACGAAAAAGGCCGCCTTCGGGCGGCCTTTTTTCATGGCGGATGCATCGGTGTGGCGCGTGGCCTGCAGAAGGCGGAGTGCCATCGGGCCGTTGGATTCCCGCCTTCGCGGGAATGACGCCCCGGCTTCAGATGGCCCGCGTCGGATCCACGATCCCGTACCGGCTCGCCAGCCGTGCCAGTGCGATGCTGTCGGTGATGTCCAGCTTCTCGAACAACCGCGCCTTGTGCGTGTTGACGGTCTTGGCGCTCAGGCTCAGGCGCTTGGCGATCGCATCCTGGCGCAGGCCCTGCACCAGCATCAGGGCGATCTCCATCTCGCGCGGCGAGAGGCTGTCGAACGGCGAAGCGCCTCCGTCGATGCCGGCCAGCGCCAGGTTCTGCGCGATGCCGTTGGCGAGGAAGCGCTTGCCGCGCGCCACCTCGCGGATCGCACGCAGCAGCTCGGCCGCGTCGCCGCCCTTGCCCACGTAACCCGCCGCGCCCGCTTCGAGCAGGCGCTTGGGCATCGGCCCGTCCTGCAGCACCGACACGATGATCACGCGCGAGCCGTAGTCTCCCTTGAGGATGCGCTCGGTCACTTCCAGCCCGCTCAACCCCGGCAGGTGCAGGTCGCACAGCACGACATCGGGCGTGAGCTTGCGGATCAGCGGCAGCCCTTCCTCGCCGCTCTCGGCGTCGCCGACGACCTCGATGTCAGGCTCGGCCGACAAGATCATGCGCATGCCCGTACGCACCAGCGCATGGTCGTCGATGATGAACACCCGGATCTCCATCCCTACTCTCCGATCGGCATCGCCATGTTCCCCCATGGCCTCGCGGTGGCCCTTTCGGCCCATTCCAACGTCCCTGGCCTGGGGCACACTCGGCCGATTCTAATAGGGGACCCCACCGATGCACCGACCGTTTGTTGCGACGCTCCTGATCTTTTTTCTCAGCGCCTGCGCCACGCAGGAGGTCGCCACGCGCGCGGCCGCCGAGGCCGCGGCAGCTCAGCCCGCCCAGCAGCCTGCCAAGCCGGCCGCGGCACATTGGCTGTCCGACGTGGAGGCCATCACCAATGCGGGCGACAACGCCGCCCGGCGCGGGGCCATCGCCGCGCGGCTGGACACGTTGGGCCTGGCCTGGCGCAAGGCGCCCTTCGAGGCGAACGGCAAGACCGGCGAGAACCTGATCGCCCAGGTCGGCGGTCCCGCCGATGCGCCGCTGCTGCTGATCGGCGCGCATTCCGACCGCGTCGCGGTCGGCCACGGCGCCACCGACAACGCCTCCGGCAGCGCCTCCGTGCTCGCATTGGCCGAGCGCTTCCAGCGCAAGCCGCTGCGCAACCATCGCGTGGCGATCGCGTTCTGGGACCTGGAGGAAGAAGGCCTGCTCGGCTCCAAGGCCTTCGTCGCCGACGGCACCACGAAGCCCGCGCTGTACGTCAATTTCGACGTGTTCGGCTGGGGCGACACGCTGTGGATGATGGCGCCGGCGCAGGGCCAGCAAGCCCTGGTGGACAGCAGCCGCGCGGCCACGCAGACGCTTCAGCTGGGTTTCTCCCCGGGTGAGAAATACCCGCCGACCGATCACCTGCCCTTCCTGCGCGCCGGCTGGCCGGCGGTGTCGTATTCGCTGGTGGGCAGCGAGGAGATCACGCAGGTCCTGGACGCCTATGCCGGCAAGAAGTCGCACACGCCGGCCAAGGTGATGCGTGTGATCCACACCGATCAGGACGTGCTCGGCCAGGTCGATGCCGAAGCGGCGTCGCGCGGCGTGGACGCGGTGGAACAGGCGCTGCGCCTGTGGGACGCGCAAGGTGTCACAGCCGCGCCCGCGGCCACGTCCGAAAATGGCGGGTAACGCTCGCGCATTGCTGCGAGCATCCCATCGTCTTCCAAACCGAGGTTCCTTCATGCACGCGCAACACAACGCCGAACACGCCACCCGATTCCGAAGCCTGCATGCACAGGGCGTGCTGCGCCTGGCCAACGCCTGGGACGCCGGCAGTGCGCGCCTGATCGAAAGCCTCGGTGCACCGGCCATCGCCACGACCAGCGCCGGCGTGGCCTGGAGCCGCGGCCATGCCGATGGCGACGAGTTGCCTATCGAACTGCTGCTCGCGACGGTCGCGGACATCGCGCGCGTGATCCGCGTGCCGCTGAGCGTGGACATGGAGAGCGGCTATTCCGACGACCCGGCCACGGTGGCGGCCAACGTGTTGCGTGTGGCCGAGGCAGGCGCGGTCGGCATCAACCTGGAGGACGGCGCCGCCGCGCCGGACCTGCTGTGCGCCAAGATCGCACGCATTCGCCAGACACTCGCCGAGCGCGGCCTGGATGTCTACATCAACGCGCGCACCGACGTATACCTGCGCGGCCTTGCCCCGCCGGAGCAGCGCGTGCAGGCCGTGCTCGAACGTGCCGGGCGTTACCGCGAAGCCGGCGCCGACGGCCTGTTCGTGCCCGGCCTGACCGAAGCCGGCGACATCGCCGACATCGCCCGCGGCGCGGGGTTGCCGCTCAACGTGATGCTGCGTCCGCAACTGCCCGCGCTGCCGGAGCTGGAAACCCTCGGCGTGCGCCGGCTCAGCGCGGGCTCGCACCTGGCCGAGGCGGTGTTTGCACAGGTCGGCAAGCTGGCCGGCGCGTTTCTCCAGGACGGCCGTGCGGCGCCGGCCGAGTGCATGGACTACGGCGACATCAACGCGTTGTTCGCTGCGCGTTGAGCCGCGCCCTTCTCCTCCCCCTGCTCACAGGGGGAGGCTGGGTTAAGCAGGCGCGCCAGCGCG encodes:
- a CDS encoding response regulator, with translation MEIRVFIIDDHALVRTGMRMILSAEPDIEVVGDAESGEEGLPLIRKLTPDVVLCDLHLPGLSGLEVTERILKGDYGSRVIIVSVLQDGPMPKRLLEAGAAGYVGKGGDAAELLRAIREVARGKRFLANGIAQNLALAGIDGGASPFDSLSPREMEIALMLVQGLRQDAIAKRLSLSAKTVNTHKARLFEKLDITDSIALARLASRYGIVDPTRAI
- a CDS encoding Rne/Rng family ribonuclease, which encodes MKRMLINATQAEELRVAIVDGQTLYDIDIEQPAKEQKKSNIYKGRITRLEPSLEAAFVEYGAERHGFLPLKEISRDYFQAGVDHNKAGLRELLREGQEIVVQVDKEERGNKGAALTTFISLAGRYMVLMPNSPTAGGVSRRIEGEDRAELKRAMDALNIPDDMGVIIRTAGVGRDAEELQWDLDYLLQVWKSVAEAALGKPGTFLIYQESRLIIRALRDYMRPDIGEILVDTPEMYAEARDFVEQVMPHNLRKLKHYTDDTPLFNRFQIESQIENAYEREVRLPSGGALVIDQTEALTAIDVNSARATKGGDIEETAFNTNLEAADEVARQMRLRDLGGLVVIDFIDMSSNKHQREVENRLAHALKQDRARVQIGRISRFGLLELSRQRLRPSLGESSQLVCPRCEGHGRMRSVESLSLSILRLAEEHAMKENTGQVLVQAPTEIANYLLNEKRRALSEIEKRHDAPIVIVADEQLHTPHYEVTRIRENELGEETSKPSYHRGTPRKLPTHSLTKAHLNIPAAPAVTNVKPAQPAPLREPREQPAAPAPAPAPAPVTAPTHSIGMVERILRFFRGSAPAAAEPAPASRPQDNRGGRNERNDRNAQRREGRNGKQGRDGRRDDQQPRRDEQRREKQPQQAQQQKQPSQQQQPQQKQPKQQPQQQQPKQPKPQQQAEERAQAQAAEPRPPRNEPKPAPAREAKPEVVKPETPAAATADAALVAPAVAAAVVVTDAVETTQAVAQIGESVVTTEGQAAQGEGTGEGGSRRRRGRRGGRRRRRGGAGEAAAAGDESQLHDDHEDGFDDEDEAHEASAAATAPAASRSQPEFEFDDEPSAPATVSRQTPAPAAPVAATPAHAAVATVAAAGSIVAPTPDAEPKREDIAPVAASPAPEAPMDAPAAPAVVVEPPVVVAEPVPAPEVVETPEVIDPTPVATSAEEPRAVTKDEVAVTDSRPSAVTPAASNGDFPRTAGLFDSLPHEDRTPATEPAPLSAPAEASVSGEALADEATAAETEVNAESPAEAAAEHVHASTQGEGERKQESGHA
- a CDS encoding M28 family peptidase, which codes for MHRPFVATLLIFFLSACATQEVATRAAAEAAAAQPAQQPAKPAAAHWLSDVEAITNAGDNAARRGAIAARLDTLGLAWRKAPFEANGKTGENLIAQVGGPADAPLLLIGAHSDRVAVGHGATDNASGSASVLALAERFQRKPLRNHRVAIAFWDLEEEGLLGSKAFVADGTTKPALYVNFDVFGWGDTLWMMAPAQGQQALVDSSRAATQTLQLGFSPGEKYPPTDHLPFLRAGWPAVSYSLVGSEEITQVLDAYAGKKSHTPAKVMRVIHTDQDVLGQVDAEAASRGVDAVEQALRLWDAQGVTAAPAATSENGG
- a CDS encoding isocitrate lyase/phosphoenolpyruvate mutase family protein, coding for MHAQHNAEHATRFRSLHAQGVLRLANAWDAGSARLIESLGAPAIATTSAGVAWSRGHADGDELPIELLLATVADIARVIRVPLSVDMESGYSDDPATVAANVLRVAEAGAVGINLEDGAAAPDLLCAKIARIRQTLAERGLDVYINARTDVYLRGLAPPEQRVQAVLERAGRYREAGADGLFVPGLTEAGDIADIARGAGLPLNVMLRPQLPALPELETLGVRRLSAGSHLAEAVFAQVGKLAGAFLQDGRAAPAECMDYGDINALFAAR